A window of the Streptomyces sp. NBC_00454 genome harbors these coding sequences:
- the secG gene encoding preprotein translocase subunit SecG codes for MGFSIALVVFSALLMLLVLMHKGKGGGLSDMFGGGMQSSVGGSSVAERNLDRITVVIGLLWFACIVALGLLMKSGS; via the coding sequence ATGGGGTTCTCGATCGCCCTGGTCGTCTTCAGCGCCCTGCTGATGCTGCTCGTGCTGATGCACAAGGGCAAGGGCGGCGGCCTTTCCGACATGTTCGGCGGCGGCATGCAGTCGTCGGTCGGCGGCTCCTCGGTCGCGGAGCGCAACCTGGACCGCATCACCGTGGTGATCGGCCTGCTGTGGTTCGCGTGCATCGTCGCGCTCGGCCTGCTCATGAAGTCCGGCAGCTGA
- the tpiA gene encoding triose-phosphate isomerase, with amino-acid sequence MTTRTPLMAGNWKMNLNHLEAIAHVQKLAFALADKDYDAVEVAVLPPFVDLRSVQTLVDGDKLKIKYGAQDISAHDSGAYTGEISGPMLSKLKCTFVAVGHSERRQYHAESDEICNAKVKAAYKHGITPILCVGEGLDIRKAGQQVPYTLSQLDGGLKDVPAEQVESIVIAYEPVWAIGTGEVATPEDAQEVCGAIRVRLAELYSQELADKVRIQYGGSVKSGNIAAIMAQPDVDGALIGGAALDADEFVKIVRFRDQ; translated from the coding sequence ATGACCACGCGTACCCCGCTGATGGCGGGCAACTGGAAGATGAACCTCAACCACCTCGAGGCCATCGCCCACGTCCAGAAGCTCGCCTTCGCCCTGGCCGACAAGGACTACGACGCCGTCGAGGTCGCGGTGCTGCCGCCCTTCGTCGACCTCCGCTCGGTCCAGACCCTGGTCGACGGCGACAAGCTGAAGATCAAGTACGGCGCCCAGGACATCTCGGCGCACGACTCCGGTGCCTACACCGGCGAGATCTCCGGCCCGATGCTCTCGAAGCTGAAGTGCACCTTCGTCGCCGTCGGCCACAGCGAGCGCCGCCAGTACCACGCCGAGAGCGACGAGATCTGCAACGCCAAGGTCAAGGCCGCCTACAAGCACGGGATCACCCCGATCCTGTGCGTCGGCGAGGGTCTGGACATCCGCAAGGCCGGCCAGCAGGTCCCGTACACGCTGAGCCAGCTCGACGGCGGCCTCAAGGACGTCCCGGCCGAGCAGGTCGAGTCCATCGTGATCGCGTACGAACCCGTCTGGGCGATCGGCACCGGCGAGGTCGCCACCCCCGAGGACGCCCAGGAGGTCTGCGGAGCGATCCGCGTGCGCCTCGCGGAGCTGTACTCGCAGGAGCTGGCCGACAAGGTCCGCATCCAGTACGGCGGCTCGGTCAAGTCCGGCAACATCGCCGCGATCATGGCCCAGCCGGATGTCGACGGCGCCCTGATCGGTGGCGCGGCTCTGGACGCGGACGAGTTCGTCAAGATCGTCCGGTTCCGCGACCAGTGA
- the pgk gene encoding phosphoglycerate kinase, translated as MKTIDELLAEGVSGKRVFVRADLNVPLANGEITDDGRIRAVQPTIAKLAEAGARVVVASHLGRPKGAPDPAFSLAPAAVRLGELLGTDVAFATDTVGTSAKETVAALADGQVAVIENLRFNAGETAKDDAERGAFADQLAELADIYVGDGFGAVHRKHASVFDLPARLPHAAGYLIATEVGVLKKLTAEVKRPYVVILGGAKVSDKLAVIDQLLGKADRILIGGGMAYTFLYAKGYEVGISLLQKDQVEVVKEYMARAEANGVELVLPVDILASKDFPDLKTKAPAEFITVAADKIPADQEGLDIGPKTRELYASKIADAETVFWNGPVGVFEHPDYANGTKAIAQALLDSSAFTVVGGGDSAAAVRILGFDENAFGHISTGGGASLEYLEGKTLPGLAALEV; from the coding sequence ATGAAGACGATCGACGAACTTCTCGCCGAGGGCGTTTCCGGTAAGCGGGTCTTCGTCCGCGCCGACCTCAACGTGCCGCTCGCCAACGGTGAGATCACCGACGACGGCCGCATCCGAGCCGTGCAGCCGACCATCGCGAAGCTCGCCGAGGCCGGCGCCCGCGTGGTCGTGGCCTCGCACCTGGGCCGCCCCAAGGGCGCCCCGGACCCGGCCTTCTCGCTGGCCCCCGCCGCGGTCCGCCTCGGTGAGCTGCTCGGTACGGACGTCGCGTTCGCCACCGACACCGTCGGCACCTCCGCCAAGGAGACCGTCGCCGCCCTCGCCGACGGCCAGGTCGCCGTCATCGAGAACCTCCGCTTCAACGCCGGTGAGACCGCGAAGGACGACGCCGAGCGCGGCGCCTTCGCGGACCAGCTGGCCGAGCTGGCCGACATCTACGTCGGCGACGGCTTCGGCGCTGTCCACCGCAAGCACGCTTCGGTCTTCGACCTCCCCGCGCGCCTCCCGCACGCGGCCGGCTACCTCATCGCCACCGAGGTCGGCGTCCTGAAGAAGCTGACCGCCGAGGTCAAGCGCCCGTACGTGGTCATCCTCGGCGGCGCCAAGGTCTCCGACAAGCTCGCCGTCATCGACCAGCTGCTCGGCAAGGCCGACCGGATCCTCATCGGCGGCGGCATGGCGTACACCTTCCTGTACGCCAAGGGCTACGAGGTCGGCATCTCCCTGCTCCAGAAGGACCAGGTGGAGGTCGTCAAGGAGTACATGGCGCGCGCCGAGGCCAACGGCGTCGAGCTGGTCCTCCCGGTCGACATCCTGGCCTCCAAGGACTTCCCGGACCTGAAGACCAAGGCCCCGGCCGAGTTCATCACGGTCGCCGCGGACAAGATCCCCGCCGACCAGGAGGGTCTGGACATCGGTCCCAAGACCCGCGAGCTGTACGCATCGAAGATCGCCGACGCCGAGACCGTGTTCTGGAACGGTCCCGTGGGCGTCTTCGAGCACCCCGACTATGCGAACGGCACCAAGGCCATCGCGCAGGCGCTCCTCGACAGCAGCGCCTTCACGGTCGTCGGCGGTGGCGACAGCGCCGCCGCGGTCCGCATCCTCGGCTTCGACGAGAACGCTTTCGGCCACATTTCGACCGGTGGCGGCGCCTCCCTCGAGTACCTCGAGGGCAAGACGCTCCCCGGCCTCGCCGCACTGGAGGTCTGA
- the gap gene encoding type I glyceraldehyde-3-phosphate dehydrogenase yields MTIRVGINGFGRIGRNYFRALLEQGADIEIVGVNDLTDNATLVHLLKYDTILGRLKAEVSHTDDTITVGGNTFKTFAERDPANLPWGELGADIVIESTGIFTKKADAAKHIAAGAKKVLISAPAKDEDITIVMGVNQEKYDAANHHVISNASCTTNCVAPMAKVLLENFGIVKGMMTTVHAYTNDQRILDFPHSDLRRARAAAENIIPTTTGAAKATALVIPELAGKLDGIAMRVPVPTGSVTDLVIELEREVTKDEVNSAFQKASQGQLKGILDYTEDAIVSSDIVNWPYSCTFDSSLTMVQGKSVKVIGWYDNEWGYSNRLVDLTVFVGGQL; encoded by the coding sequence GTGACGATCCGCGTAGGCATCAACGGTTTTGGCCGAATTGGCCGCAACTACTTCCGTGCGCTCCTGGAGCAGGGAGCGGACATCGAGATCGTCGGTGTCAACGACCTGACTGACAATGCCACCCTGGTGCACCTTCTCAAGTACGACACCATCCTGGGCCGCCTCAAGGCCGAGGTCAGCCACACCGACGACACGATCACCGTCGGCGGCAACACCTTCAAGACCTTCGCCGAGCGCGACCCCGCGAACCTGCCGTGGGGCGAGCTGGGCGCCGACATCGTCATCGAGTCGACCGGCATCTTCACCAAGAAGGCCGACGCCGCCAAGCACATCGCGGCCGGCGCGAAGAAGGTCCTCATCTCGGCTCCGGCCAAGGACGAGGACATCACGATCGTGATGGGCGTCAACCAGGAGAAGTACGACGCGGCCAACCACCACGTCATCTCCAACGCCTCCTGCACCACCAACTGCGTGGCGCCGATGGCCAAGGTTCTCCTCGAGAACTTCGGCATCGTCAAGGGCATGATGACGACGGTCCACGCGTACACGAACGACCAGCGCATCCTGGACTTCCCGCACTCGGACCTGCGTCGCGCCCGCGCCGCCGCCGAGAACATCATCCCGACCACCACGGGTGCCGCCAAGGCCACCGCGCTGGTCATCCCGGAGCTGGCGGGCAAGCTCGACGGCATCGCGATGCGCGTCCCGGTCCCCACCGGTTCCGTCACCGACCTCGTCATCGAGCTCGAGCGCGAGGTCACCAAGGACGAGGTCAACTCGGCCTTCCAGAAGGCTTCTCAGGGCCAGCTCAAGGGCATCCTGGACTACACCGAGGACGCGATCGTCTCTTCCGACATCGTGAACTGGCCGTACTCCTGCACCTTCGACTCCTCCCTGACCATGGTCCAGGGCAAGAGCGTCAAGGTCATCGGCTGGTACGACAACGAGTGGGGCTACTCCAACCGCCTCGTCGACCTGACCGTGTTCGTCGGCGGCCAGCTCTAA